The Lytechinus pictus isolate F3 Inbred chromosome 17, Lp3.0, whole genome shotgun sequence genome contains a region encoding:
- the LOC129280875 gene encoding uncharacterized protein LOC129280875, with the protein MPPSNGGVSRILFREGERVNFSCRPGYSLIGNDTIECLSSQWETGKPIWSGDAPKCEITNQTASEDKGASGAWSLGWVRLLIVVAVLIAGTFLIILIFFTLRARRCCPKKSRTRTLTTREDFSMPDCAMASTLDSKHSPRILTRSYRSFSFENSSEVNWEDDQEKDDANDAVTTTSMGTAVKSRLKAPENDDQGNKTQPSADNSCPGSSKKKGGTNRINSFADILRPSFPGRAKQGTEIASSCTSTKPPNVPKKPSKLEEASRPNVEYTSIKPRCKSAYIPNTQKWKSKSVQQETKKTGDVSQDDDRRRNHVHNQHDRKSDMYCNTAEIASRWRVKQGIQVDQDGEGTGSENVRSRPAVMPRPKLPKFRYRECFSMQELD; encoded by the exons ATGCCGCCGTCAAATGGTGGAGTGAGCCGAATACTCTTTCGAGAAGGAGAACGGGTCAATTTTAGCTGTCGACCTGGCTATTCCCTGATTGGAAATGATACCATAGAGTGTTTAAGTTCCCAATGGGAGACTGGAAAACCTATCTGGAGTGGAGATGCACCAAAATGTG aaatAACCAACCAAACCGCATCTGAGGATAAAG GAGCATCAGGAGCATGGTCCCTGGGATGGGTTCGGTTGCTAATTGTTGTAGCTGTTTTAATAGCTGGGACTTTCTTAATCATTCTGATTTTCTT taCGTTGAGGGCGCGTCGTTGTTGTCCAAAAAAATCACGCACTCGTACTTTAACCACGAGAGAAGACTTCTCCATGCCAGATTGTGCCATGGCCAGTACGCTCGATTCCAAGCACAGTCCTAGGATCCTTACCCGAAGTTACAGAAGCTTCTCATTCGAGAATAGTTCAGAGGTGAACTGGGAAGATGATCAGGAGAAGGATGACGCTAATGATGCAGTCACGACTACGAGCATGGGAACCGCGGTAAAATCACGATTAAAGGCCCCTGAGAACGACGATCAGGGAAACAAAACACAACCAAGCGCTGACAATAGTTGCCCAGGATCTTCTAAGAAAAAAGGGGGCACCAACAGGATAAACTCTTTCGCGGATATCTTAAGGCCATCATTTCCTGGAAGAGCAAAACAAGGAACTGAAATAGCTTCTAGCTGCACCTCCACCAAACCACCCAATGTCCCCAAAAAGCCCTCTAAACTCGAAGAAGCTTCAAGGCCGAATGTCGAGTATACTTCTATCAAACCTCGCTGCAAATCTGCCTATATTCCGAATACTCAGAAATGGAAAAGCAAATCCGTACAGCAAGAGACCAAGAAGACAGGAGATGTCAGCCAGGACGATGACAGACGACGTAACCATGTCCATAATCAACACGATCGAAAGTCAGATATGTATTGCAATACAGCTGAAATAGCTAGTAGATGGCGTGTCAAGCAAGGCATTCAAGTAGATCAAGATGGAGAAGGAACAGGATCTGAAAACGTAAGGTCAAGACCAGCCGTAATGCCACGACCAAAACTCCCCAAATTTAGATATCGCGAGTGCTTTTCAATGCAAGAGCTAGATTGA
- the LOC129280873 gene encoding uncharacterized protein LOC129280873: protein MASFRCFPSFQLIGPSDIECIGSPNGSSNKPYWNEPVPTCILKTTTWQTVNTSSHSSVTDMDGITITSSSNRSKNGTSEGDEGTIWIIAGSAVAGLCFMVSLICVVVKCIKWKRRHNLTAQDAAWTQPKSLGQRINVSASSLSLTSSKSTEVRDECTSSSYISRPTVVKPQDPESRKRIKPNDHSPQNLPERIRPNDPSNDPSLQDLPGRLKLRDPYPRDAQEIIKTQDTESQRTISLDNEDHIYYNAKTSRSLTKRLSSPYYFIKSKRLSRNVPQLEEDYINFMPKRGRVNMNDKQQQQHQQQQQQQQRLK from the exons ATGGCGTCATTTCGCTGCTTCCCATCCTTCCAGCTTATTGGGCCTTCCGACATAGAATGTATTGGTTCGCCAAACGGAAGCAGCAATAAGCCATATTGGAATGAGCCGGTTCCTACCTGTATCCTGAAGACAA cTACGTGGCAAACCGTGAACACGTCTTCGCATTCATCGGTAACTGACATGGATGGTATTACGATAACAAGCTCTTCAAACCGATCAAAGAACGGGACGAGTGAAGGTGATGAGG GTACAATCTGGATCATAGCAGGATCGGCAGTAGCAGGGCTTTGCTTCATGGTATCGCTAATCTG TGTTGTCGTGAAATGTATCAAATGGAAACGGAGACACAATTTAACTGCACAAGACGCAGCATGGACTCAGCCTAAAAGCCTAGGGCAAAGGATAAATGTTTCAGCATCATCCCTTTCCCTAACAAGTTCAAAGTCTACTGAGGTACGCGATGAATGCACGAGCAGTAGCTACATCTCACGACCAACAGTTGTGAAGCCCCAAGATCCAGAGTCTCGAAAAAGAATAAAACCAAATGACCACTCGCCTCAGAATCTTCCAGAGAGAATAAGGCCAAACGACCCCTCAAACGACCCCTCCCTTCAAGATCTTCCAGGAAGATTAAAGCTCAGGGACCCCTACCCTCGCGATGCTCAAGAAATTATAAAAACCCAAGACACTGAATCTCAAAGAACAATATCGCTTGACAACGAAGACCACATTTACTACAACGCCAAGACTTCACGTTCGCTAACAAAGAGGTTGAGCTCACCATACTACTTTATCAAATCTAAACGACTAAGCAGAAATGTTCCTCAATTAGAAGAAGACTATATAAACTTTATGCCGAAGAGAGGGCGAGTTAACATGAAtgacaaacaacaacaacagcatcagcagcaacaacaacagcaacaacgaTTGAAATAA